The Chitinivibrio alkaliphilus ACht1 genomic interval GCGATTAGTTGCGTTTCACCCTTCTTCAGGAGGACTTTCAGCAGGGCAGTTGCAAGAGTATGGCTTTTCTCGTTTCTTTTTTCAGACAAGCCGGGGCGACTCTGTGGAATATCTCTATTCCAAATCAGGAGATGGTCCGGTGGTTGTGTATTTTCATGGAAACGCCGGTACAATTTCTGATCGCATTGAGGATCTTTCGCGCTTTGCCAATAGTGGGTTTTCTGTGGTGGGAGCTGGCTATGCAGGATATGGAAAGAGCGGGGGGCGAGTTTCACGGGAAAACCTTGAAAAAGATGCAGCTACTCTGATTGCTCACGTACATGACTCACTGGGATATTCCTACGAATGTATGATACTGGTTGGACGGTCCTTAGGGTCGGTTCCGGTGGCTCAGCTTCTTACACAGAATCGGTATGGAGGGGCGATACTGATCACTCCGCTTAGCTCCGGAAAAGCTTATGCAAAAAGCCTCCTGCCTTGGCCTTTTTATCTGCTTGCGGGGGATGTCTTGGCCGTGGCTGATCGGGTGGCACAATCGACCACGCCACTTATGGTAATTCATGGTACTGAGGATGAGGTTTTGCCCTATGCCATGGGAAAAGAGGTCTACGAAGGTGCATCACAACCCAAGTATTTCGTAGAAATCATTGGGGGAAGACATAATACCTTACAGTATGATGGGGGAGCCCTCTTTTGGGATCGCATTGACTCATTTCTTGACTCATACCCTCGTTGTACAGCCTCTTCGTTTGAGTGAATTCTTCACGGCATATGGTGGTCATGGCTGTATATACATTAGTTACTCCTATTTTAGGTATCTTCACAATAAAGATGGAAT includes:
- a CDS encoding alpha/beta hydrolase, with translation MSRSVFVSVGVRLGVYSLFFACILLVGRDFLVRLVAFHPSSGGLSAGQLQEYGFSRFFFQTSRGDSVEYLYSKSGDGPVVVYFHGNAGTISDRIEDLSRFANSGFSVVGAGYAGYGKSGGRVSRENLEKDAATLIAHVHDSLGYSYECMILVGRSLGSVPVAQLLTQNRYGGAILITPLSSGKAYAKSLLPWPFYLLAGDVLAVADRVAQSTTPLMVIHGTEDEVLPYAMGKEVYEGASQPKYFVEIIGGRHNTLQYDGGALFWDRIDSFLDSYPRCTASSFE